From one Colletotrichum destructivum chromosome 3, complete sequence genomic stretch:
- a CDS encoding Putative monopolin complex subunit Csm1/Pcs1, csm1/Pcs1 domain superfamily — protein MSRAARASKLLALADSDSDELSGLGAKASSGRTSEEQKMPPAKKARGRPPAANKVRKPVQRATKARTNTKIAAVVEKAEYADDVDASTKIHGNSSQKGRKAAAKYRGDDEDIAETDEEVTSSVKLSVAKPRGRPKAVAAVAAASNTDESKKIQESVLKRTSPVASRGRRPAIKSTTNEDSEIPETQPEDFMDIDTEVDAEFEDLPAPRQPAHRSNRTTESSGVEANEVVLRRRLGETTRKYDNLEAKYRDLRDIGVKAAERNFDILKKESEERAKTANELISHLKADLAVQRDLAKTGQQHQKQLQEMEAKVTALTTSLAEAKQEVKTLSTRLAASRSAEAAASAKVVPGSAVKSGSAAAARAIASSDAVQTGQLREDLYGDLTGLIVRLTKRDSAGQVFDCIQTGRNGTLHFKLEVESESSGENYEEAHFTYKPQLDSNRDRDLIDMLPDFLVEEITFPRPHAAKFYARVIKSLTERID, from the exons ATGTCTCGTGCTGCTCGGGCATCCAAGTTGCTAGCACTGGCGGATTCGGATTCCGACGAACTTTCCGGCCTTGGCGCAAAAGCCAGCAGCGGCCGCACGTCAGAAGAACAGaagatgccgccggcgaagaaggccagaGGTCGACCTCCGGCCGCCAATAAAGTCAGGAAGCCAGTGCAACGAGCGACGAAAGCTCGCACGAATACCAAGATCGCAGCGGTGGTAGAAAAGGCAGAATATGCGGATGACGTTGACGCTTCGACCAAGATCCATGGAAATTCTTCGCAGAAGGGGCGCAAAGCAGCAGCGAAGTACAgaggcgacgatgaggacaTAGCCGAAACGGATGAGGAGGTCACTTCTTCGGTTAAGTTGAGTGTCGCCAAGCCTAGAGGGCGCCCGAAGGCCGTAGCTGCTGTAGCAGCAGCATCCAATACAGACGAATCAAAGAAGATCCAGGAGTCCGTCCTGAAGCGCACCTCGCCGGTGGCCagtcgagggcgccgcccCGCGATCAAGTCAACAACGAACGAAGACTCGGAAATTCCGGAGACACAGCCTGAAGATTTCATGGACATTGACACAGAAGTTGATGCCGAATTCGAGGACTTGCCGGCACCACGGCAGCCTGCCCACCGGTCCAATAGAACCACGGAGAGCTCGGGCGTGGAAGCAAATGAGGTGGTGTtgaggcggcggctgggcgAGACGACAAGAAAGTACGACAATTTAGAGGCAAAATATCGTGATCTTCGGGACATTGGAGTCAAGGCAGCCGAACGAAACTTCGATATTCTCAAgaaggagagcgaggagCGAGCGAAAA CTGCGAATGAACTCATAAGTCACCTCAAGGCCGATCTTGCCGTGCAACGGGACTTGGCAAAGACGGGACAACAGCACCAGAAGCAACTCCAGGAAATGGAGGCGAAAGTGACAGCATTGACCACATCGTTGGCCGAAGCGAAGCAAGAAGTGAAGACGCTATCGACGAGATTGGCCGCGAGCAGGTCCGCTGAAGCTGCAGCAAGTGCCAAGGTGGTTCCCGGTAGTGCTGTTAAGAGCGGAagcgccgctgctgctcgagctATCGCTAGTTCAGATGCGGTGCAAACGGGGCAACTGAGGGAGGACCTTTATGGCGATTTGACCGGCCTTATTGTCAGGTTGACGAAGCGCGACTCTGCCGGTCAGGTCTTTGACTGTATACAGACGGGAAGAAACGGAA CACTTCACTTCAAGCTTGAAGTCGAGAGCGAGAGTTCAGGCGAGAATTACGAAGAAGCACACTTCACGTACAAGCCACAGTTGGACTCAAACCGGGACCGGGACTTGATTGATATGCTCCCTGATTTCCTGGTCGAAGAGATCACGTTCCCTCGACCACATGCAGCGAAGTTCTATGCGCGGGTGATCAAGTCTTTGACAGAGCGCATTGATTAA